The following proteins are encoded in a genomic region of Bernardetia sp. MNP-M8:
- a CDS encoding acyl carrier protein — protein sequence MSDIAARVQNIIVEKLAVEPSEVTPEASFTNDLGADSLDTVELIMEFEKEFNVSIPDDQAEHISTVGQAIKYLEEHSAKA from the coding sequence ATGTCAGATATCGCAGCACGTGTACAAAACATCATTGTTGAGAAATTAGCAGTTGAGCCTTCAGAAGTAACTCCTGAAGCAAGTTTTACAAATGACTTAGGAGCAGATTCTCTTGATACAGTAGAACTTATTATGGAATTTGAGAAAGAATTTAACGTTTCTATCCCAGACGACCAAGCAGAACATATTTCTACTGTAGGACAAGCAATTAAGTATTTGGAAGAGCATTCAGCAAAAGCATAA
- a CDS encoding alpha/beta hydrolase, whose protein sequence is MTNVMSTNINLFEFPEPTMISVNGIELEVFEAGKQNKGKPIVLCHGFPEHAFSWRHQIPILVKAGYHVIVPNQRGYGKSSRPTEVTDYDIEHLTADLVALLNHYGYKDATFIGHDWGANIVWNLTLLHPKRVNKVINLALPYQERGEKPWIEFMEEVFGEDFYFVHFNRQQGVADAILDKNTGQFLRNLFRKNIPPVPPEPGMLMINLARAEKPLGQPIMDESELAVFVSAFESSGFTGAINWYRNLDRNWHLLADVNPIIQQPTLMIYGNRDMIPKFERLAEFVPNVDVVSLDCGHWIQQELPEETNQAILKWLEQH, encoded by the coding sequence ATGACAAACGTAATGAGCACAAACATTAATTTGTTCGAATTTCCAGAACCTACTATGATTTCAGTCAATGGTATAGAACTCGAAGTATTTGAAGCAGGTAAACAAAATAAAGGTAAACCCATTGTACTCTGTCACGGTTTTCCAGAGCACGCATTTTCTTGGCGTCATCAAATTCCTATTCTTGTCAAAGCTGGTTATCATGTCATTGTTCCAAATCAGCGTGGATATGGTAAATCATCTCGTCCAACTGAAGTAACTGATTATGACATTGAACACTTAACAGCAGATTTGGTAGCACTTCTAAATCACTACGGATATAAAGATGCTACATTTATCGGTCATGATTGGGGGGCAAATATAGTTTGGAATCTGACATTACTACATCCAAAGCGAGTAAATAAAGTTATAAACTTGGCTTTGCCTTATCAAGAGCGTGGAGAAAAACCTTGGATTGAGTTCATGGAAGAAGTATTTGGCGAAGACTTCTATTTTGTTCACTTTAATCGACAGCAAGGAGTAGCAGATGCTATTTTAGATAAAAACACAGGTCAGTTTCTTCGTAATTTATTTCGCAAAAATATACCTCCTGTACCACCTGAACCAGGAATGTTGATGATTAATCTAGCAAGAGCAGAAAAGCCACTTGGACAGCCCATAATGGATGAAAGTGAATTAGCTGTTTTTGTCTCTGCTTTCGAATCTTCAGGGTTTACAGGAGCTATAAATTGGTACAGAAACCTTGACCGAAATTGGCATTTATTAGCAGATGTAAACCCAATCATACAACAGCCCACACTTATGATATATGGCAATCGTGATATGATTCCTAAGTTTGAAAGGTTAGCAGAATTTGTACCTAATGTAGATGTGGTTAGTCTAGATTGTGGTCATTGGATTCAGCAAGAACTTCCAGAAGAAACTAATCAAGCGATTTTAAAATGGTTAGAACAACATTAA
- the rnc gene encoding ribonuclease III, with the protein MSWIGKIATKVSKFSLNESDKRLYNAITRIIGTSPTNLSIYKLAMQHTSVAKENKDGFKESNERLEYLGDAVLGSIVAHFLFKRYPYKNEGFLTDIRSRIVSRASLGELSKKMGLDEIIEVDNKRKNAYSHKSLYGDAIEAFIGAVYLDKGFTFCQKFIVNRILLTHLDLQTIIETDKNYKSKLIEWAQKENRNVQFSISKDKAENNSRQFVAQVLLDENPISTGNGYTKKNAQQDAARRACEELDID; encoded by the coding sequence ATGAGTTGGATTGGTAAAATAGCTACAAAAGTTAGCAAATTTTCTCTTAATGAATCAGATAAAAGGCTCTATAATGCAATCACACGCATTATCGGAACATCGCCTACCAATCTTTCTATATACAAACTTGCTATGCAACATACTTCTGTTGCAAAAGAAAACAAAGATGGTTTTAAAGAAAGTAATGAACGTTTAGAATATTTGGGAGATGCTGTTTTGGGCAGCATTGTAGCACATTTTTTATTCAAACGCTACCCTTATAAAAATGAAGGTTTTCTGACAGATATTCGTTCTAGAATTGTTAGTAGAGCTTCATTAGGAGAACTTTCTAAGAAAATGGGATTGGATGAAATTATTGAAGTAGATAATAAGCGAAAAAATGCTTATTCTCATAAATCTCTTTATGGTGATGCTATTGAGGCATTTATTGGAGCTGTTTATTTGGATAAAGGATTTACTTTTTGTCAGAAATTTATCGTTAATAGAATTTTGCTAACTCACTTGGATTTACAAACCATTATAGAAACTGATAAAAATTATAAATCTAAACTTATAGAGTGGGCGCAAAAAGAAAATAGAAATGTACAGTTTTCTATTTCGAAAGATAAAGCAGAAAATAATAGCCGTCAGTTTGTAGCACAAGTTTTATTGGATGAAAACCCTATTTCAACAGGAAATGGCTATACAAAGAAAAATGCTCAACAAGATGCAGCTCGTAGAGCTTGTGAAGAGTTAGATATTGATTAA
- the fabF gene encoding beta-ketoacyl-ACP synthase II gives MQLKRVVITGLGAITPLGNDVKTFWDALEAGKSGCDMITHFDTTHFKTKFACEVKDFDITKYMDKKESRRLDLFAQYGMGAASQAMDDSGLEVGKNVDADRAGVIWGSGIGGIHTFQQEVTDFNKGTGVPRFNPFFIPKMIVDIVSGHISIKYGLRGPNFVTVSACASSTNAIIDSFNYIRLGQADVIVSGGSEAAVIESGVGGFNAMKALSERNDSPQTASRPFDKTRDGFVMGEGGVALILEELEHAKARGAKIYGEIIGGGMSADAYHMTAPHPEGLGAANVMKNALKDAEISPEDVDYVNVHGTSTPLGDPQELKAITTIFGEHAYKMNISSTKSMTGHLLGAAGAIEALACVMALERQVVPPTINFETPDEAIDQKLNLTLNKAEKRNIDVVLSNTFGFGGHNASIVMRRYKA, from the coding sequence ATGCAACTTAAACGAGTCGTAATTACAGGACTAGGAGCTATTACACCATTAGGAAACGATGTCAAAACGTTTTGGGACGCACTAGAAGCAGGAAAAAGTGGCTGCGACATGATTACTCATTTCGATACTACTCATTTCAAAACAAAATTTGCTTGTGAGGTCAAAGACTTTGATATTACCAAATATATGGACAAAAAAGAGTCAAGAAGACTTGATTTGTTTGCTCAATATGGTATGGGTGCAGCTTCTCAAGCGATGGACGACTCTGGATTAGAAGTAGGAAAAAATGTAGACGCAGACCGTGCAGGTGTAATTTGGGGTTCTGGAATTGGTGGAATTCATACGTTTCAACAAGAAGTAACTGATTTTAATAAGGGAACAGGTGTACCTCGTTTCAATCCTTTCTTTATTCCTAAAATGATTGTAGATATTGTTTCAGGACATATTTCTATCAAATATGGCTTACGAGGACCTAACTTTGTAACTGTTTCGGCATGTGCTTCTTCTACCAATGCAATTATTGATTCGTTCAATTATATCCGTCTAGGACAAGCAGATGTAATTGTTTCAGGAGGAAGTGAAGCAGCAGTTATTGAATCTGGTGTAGGTGGTTTTAATGCTATGAAAGCACTTTCAGAAAGAAATGATTCTCCTCAAACAGCTTCAAGACCATTTGATAAAACTCGTGATGGTTTTGTGATGGGAGAAGGTGGTGTTGCTCTTATTTTAGAAGAATTAGAACACGCAAAAGCAAGAGGAGCAAAAATTTATGGTGAAATCATTGGTGGTGGAATGTCGGCTGATGCCTACCACATGACAGCACCACATCCAGAAGGATTAGGTGCAGCCAACGTAATGAAAAATGCACTTAAAGATGCAGAAATTAGTCCAGAAGATGTAGATTATGTAAATGTTCACGGAACTTCTACACCTCTAGGCGACCCACAAGAATTAAAAGCAATTACTACTATTTTTGGAGAACATGCCTATAAAATGAATATCAGTTCTACCAAATCTATGACAGGACATTTACTTGGTGCAGCAGGTGCAATAGAAGCATTAGCATGTGTGATGGCACTAGAAAGACAAGTTGTTCCTCCTACAATTAACTTCGAAACGCCTGATGAAGCAATTGACCAAAAATTAAATCTTACGCTCAATAAAGCAGAAAAAAGAAATATTGACGTTGTTTTAAGTAATACATTTGGTTTTGGAGGACATAATGCTTCGATTGTAATGCGTCGTTATAAAGCATAG
- a CDS encoding radical SAM protein, with protein MPVRNYTYYDYTLSLCPECLKRIDAKIVFENDNVYMLKRCPEHGKSKVLIADDIPYYKNIRNYNKPSETPYKFNTKTDYGCPYDCGLCPDHEQHSCLTVIEVTDRCNLTCPTCYAGSSPTYGRHRTLEEVKTMLDTIVLNEKEPDVVQISGGEPTIHPQFFEILDYAKSLPIRHLMLNTNGIKIAKDKEFAKRLKSYSPDFEIYLQFDSFENSVLKKMRGANLNEIRNQAIENLNELNLSTTLVVTLQKGLNDNEIGKIIEFALQQKCIRGVTFQPTQIVGRLENFNPETDRMTLTEVRRKILEQTSIFHADDLLPVPCNPDALVMGYALKLDNEVFPLTRYINPNDLLDNSKNTIIYEQDTILQEKMIELFSTGNSVEVAEENLKSIMCCLPNIDAPNLGYDNLFRIIIMQFIDAYNFDVRAIKKSCVHIVDKNNKIIPFETMNLFYRDEKLVRLEKLRNEIKF; from the coding sequence ATGCCAGTTAGAAATTACACCTATTACGATTATACGTTGAGCCTTTGTCCAGAATGCTTAAAGAGAATTGATGCCAAAATTGTTTTTGAAAATGATAATGTTTATATGCTAAAACGCTGTCCAGAACACGGAAAATCTAAAGTATTGATTGCTGATGATATTCCATATTACAAAAATATAAGAAACTATAATAAACCTTCAGAAACACCTTATAAATTTAATACAAAAACTGACTATGGTTGTCCGTATGACTGTGGTTTGTGTCCCGACCACGAGCAACATTCTTGTTTGACAGTTATTGAAGTTACAGACAGGTGCAATTTGACTTGTCCTACCTGTTATGCTGGCTCTTCACCCACTTATGGAAGACATCGAACATTAGAGGAAGTAAAAACGATGTTAGATACTATTGTTTTAAATGAAAAAGAACCTGATGTTGTTCAGATTAGTGGAGGAGAACCAACCATTCATCCACAGTTTTTTGAAATACTAGATTATGCAAAATCTCTACCTATAAGACATTTGATGTTAAATACAAATGGAATCAAAATAGCCAAAGACAAAGAATTTGCGAAACGATTAAAAAGTTATTCACCAGATTTTGAAATCTATTTGCAATTTGATTCTTTTGAAAACAGTGTTTTAAAAAAAATGAGAGGAGCTAATTTGAATGAAATTAGAAACCAAGCAATTGAAAATCTGAATGAACTTAACCTTTCAACAACACTAGTCGTTACTTTACAAAAAGGTTTAAATGATAATGAAATTGGAAAAATAATTGAGTTTGCTTTACAACAAAAGTGCATTAGAGGAGTCACATTTCAACCCACACAAATTGTTGGACGTTTAGAAAATTTCAATCCAGAAACGGATAGAATGACTTTAACTGAAGTAAGAAGAAAAATTTTGGAGCAAACTTCTATTTTTCATGCAGATGATTTGCTGCCAGTTCCATGTAATCCTGATGCTTTGGTTATGGGTTATGCTTTAAAACTAGACAATGAGGTTTTTCCTTTGACAAGATACATCAATCCAAATGATTTGTTAGATAATAGTAAAAACACTATAATCTACGAACAAGATACTATCCTTCAAGAAAAAATGATTGAGTTATTTAGCACAGGAAATTCTGTTGAAGTTGCAGAAGAAAACTTAAAATCTATTATGTGTTGCTTGCCAAATATCGATGCTCCTAATTTAGGCTATGACAACTTATTTAGAATCATCATTATGCAATTTATTGATGCCTATAATTTTGATGTTAGAGCTATAAAAAAATCATGTGTACATATTGTTGATAAGAATAATAAAATTATTCCATTTGAAACAATGAACTTGTTTTATAGAGACGAAAAGTTAGTTCGATTGGAAAAATTACGTAACGAAATTAAATTTTAA
- a CDS encoding TonB-dependent receptor gives MKLTFFTLILIALNNSLSIAQTITGTVVDEYERPLQEVNILSKATDNHTHSDAKGNFVFENISVGDTLQFSHIGYQSQWFVISDLKIPLYIMLKATSINLDEIIIKPQLNALQLITDIDIQTNPVNSSQDILRKIPGLFIGQHAGGGKAEQIFLRGFDIDHGTDISISVDGLPVNMVSHAHGQGYADLHFVIPETIEKIDFGKGVYYEDKGNFTTAGYVDFNTKQKLDYNSIKLEVGQFDTYRLLGMFNLINTNKNNAYIATEFQSSDGAFESPQNFNRINIFGKYTALVSETDKISITASHFTSKWDASGQIPQRAVDSGLISRFGAIDDTEGGNTSRSNLKIDYDKLITKSSSLKSSVYVSQYDFELFSNFTFFLEDPINGDQIKQKENRIIYGLNTEYNESFSTSGLNGNWKLGISLRNDQTNDTELSHTLNRTKTLEQIKLGDINETNLGAYIATDIYINKWTFNPSLRVDYFDFQYNDALLPTYKTQEETKAIVSPKFNIFYNQSQKLQLYLKTGKGFHSNDTRVVVAQDGKKILPAAYGFDAGFIWKPTPKMLFNIAYWYLYLEQEFVYVGDAGIVEPSGKTKRQGVDLSYRYQPLSWLFWSFDANYTYARSIDEAKEMDYIPLAPDFTLVSGLNIIHRSGIYGSINMRYLDNRPANEDNSIVAKGYTIFDLNAGYKWRRFNFGFQIQNLFDTQWNETQFATESQLQNETEPVEEITFTPGTPFFIKTSIQFNF, from the coding sequence ATGAAATTAACATTCTTTACCCTTATTTTAATAGCTTTAAATAATTCATTATCAATAGCACAAACAATTACAGGAACAGTAGTTGATGAATATGAAAGACCTCTCCAAGAAGTCAATATTTTAAGCAAAGCAACTGATAACCACACACATTCAGATGCAAAAGGTAATTTTGTCTTTGAAAATATATCTGTCGGAGATACTTTACAGTTTTCGCATATTGGCTACCAAAGTCAGTGGTTTGTAATAAGCGATTTAAAAATACCATTATATATTATGTTGAAAGCAACATCAATAAATTTAGATGAAATAATTATTAAACCACAACTAAATGCTCTTCAACTCATAACTGATATTGATATACAAACAAATCCTGTAAACTCTTCACAGGATATTTTGAGAAAAATACCTGGGCTTTTCATTGGACAACATGCAGGTGGTGGTAAAGCTGAACAGATATTCTTACGTGGATTTGATATAGATCATGGTACAGATATTAGTATTTCAGTCGACGGACTTCCAGTCAATATGGTATCCCATGCACACGGACAAGGCTATGCTGATTTACATTTTGTAATTCCTGAAACAATTGAAAAAATTGATTTTGGCAAGGGAGTTTATTACGAAGACAAAGGAAACTTCACTACTGCAGGCTATGTAGATTTTAATACAAAACAAAAATTAGATTATAATTCTATAAAACTAGAAGTTGGACAGTTTGATACATATAGATTATTGGGAATGTTTAATCTAATCAATACTAACAAAAACAACGCATATATTGCAACAGAATTTCAATCATCTGATGGAGCTTTTGAAAGTCCTCAAAACTTTAATAGAATTAATATCTTTGGAAAATATACAGCTTTAGTTTCTGAAACTGATAAAATTAGTATTACTGCTTCTCATTTTACTAGTAAATGGGATGCCTCTGGTCAGATACCTCAACGTGCAGTAGATAGTGGATTGATAAGTCGTTTTGGAGCGATAGATGATACCGAAGGAGGAAATACTTCAAGAAGCAATCTAAAAATTGATTATGATAAATTGATTACTAAAAGTTCTTCTTTAAAAAGTTCTGTTTATGTGAGTCAGTATGATTTTGAACTTTTTTCTAATTTTACATTTTTTCTAGAAGACCCTATAAATGGCGATCAAATTAAACAAAAAGAAAATCGTATTATTTATGGTCTAAATACTGAATATAATGAGTCTTTTTCTACGAGTGGTCTGAATGGAAACTGGAAATTAGGAATCAGTCTTCGCAATGATCAAACTAATGATACCGAATTATCTCATACTCTAAATCGTACAAAAACTCTTGAACAAATTAAATTAGGAGATATTAATGAAACTAATTTGGGAGCATATATAGCAACCGATATTTATATCAATAAATGGACTTTTAATCCTTCTCTACGAGTAGATTATTTTGACTTTCAATATAATGATGCTTTACTCCCAACTTATAAAACACAAGAAGAAACCAAAGCTATTGTTAGTCCAAAATTTAATATTTTTTACAATCAATCACAAAAACTTCAACTTTACTTAAAGACTGGAAAAGGTTTTCATTCTAATGATACACGTGTAGTTGTGGCACAAGATGGTAAAAAAATACTTCCTGCTGCTTATGGATTCGATGCAGGTTTTATATGGAAACCAACTCCAAAAATGTTATTTAACATAGCCTATTGGTATCTGTACTTAGAGCAAGAATTTGTTTATGTAGGTGATGCTGGAATTGTAGAACCAAGTGGGAAAACTAAACGTCAAGGAGTAGATTTAAGTTATCGTTATCAGCCATTATCGTGGTTGTTTTGGAGTTTTGATGCTAATTATACATACGCTCGTTCTATTGACGAAGCTAAAGAAATGGATTACATTCCTTTAGCTCCTGATTTTACATTGGTTAGTGGACTCAATATTATTCATAGATCAGGCATTTATGGAAGTATAAATATGCGTTATTTGGATAATCGTCCTGCTAATGAAGATAACTCAATAGTAGCAAAAGGATATACTATTTTTGATTTGAATGCAGGATATAAATGGAGAAGGTTTAATTTTGGTTTTCAGATTCAAAATCTATTTGATACTCAATGGAATGAAACTCAATTTGCTACAGAATCACAATTACAAAATGAAACTGAACCTGTAGAAGAAATTACTTTTACTCCTGGAACTCCATTTTTTATTAAAACATCAATCCAATTTAATTTTTAA
- a CDS encoding DUF1987 domain-containing protein produces the protein MFTENGKNLVVESKKDAYFVPHVNFDADAQHCLIEGESYLEDAFEFYDNLMNWFKEYFKTNQKVVLDCKLSYFNTSSSRALLDLFRLLKEFQDEGKQITINWYYPEEDHDDMRVEGEDFMDESDIHLNIISY, from the coding sequence ATGTTTACAGAAAATGGCAAAAATTTAGTAGTAGAAAGTAAAAAAGATGCCTACTTTGTGCCTCACGTAAATTTTGATGCTGATGCTCAGCATTGTCTTATTGAAGGAGAATCTTATTTAGAAGATGCTTTTGAGTTTTATGACAATTTGATGAATTGGTTTAAAGAGTATTTTAAAACTAATCAAAAAGTCGTTTTAGATTGTAAACTTTCTTACTTTAATACAAGTTCTTCAAGAGCTTTATTAGATTTGTTTCGTTTGCTTAAAGAGTTTCAAGATGAAGGAAAGCAAATAACTATTAATTGGTATTACCCTGAAGAAGACCATGACGACATGAGAGTAGAAGGGGAAGATTTTATGGATGAGAGTGATATTCACTTAAATATTATCAGCTATTAG
- a CDS encoding hemerythrin domain-containing protein, with the protein MKTIFEALRKDHDTQKDLADKLIQTSGDTSERHSLYDQLKHELKIHADGEERHFYVPLFDNDMTQDHARHGVAEHHEMDELMEKLDKTEMSSSAWLTYAKELREKVYHHLDDEEHTIFQLAGKVLSEKQKTQLATEYQSFIQEKRN; encoded by the coding sequence ATGAAAACTATCTTTGAGGCTCTTCGAAAAGACCATGATACTCAGAAAGATTTAGCTGACAAACTTATTCAAACTTCAGGTGATACTTCTGAAAGACATTCATTGTACGACCAACTCAAACACGAACTTAAAATACATGCAGATGGTGAAGAGCGTCATTTCTATGTTCCTTTGTTTGATAACGACATGACACAAGACCACGCACGCCATGGAGTAGCCGAACATCATGAAATGGATGAGCTTATGGAAAAACTAGACAAAACTGAGATGAGTTCTTCTGCTTGGCTTACCTATGCTAAAGAGTTACGAGAAAAAGTATATCATCACTTGGATGATGAAGAACACACTATTTTCCAATTAGCTGGTAAAGTTCTTTCTGAAAAACAAAAAACACAGCTGGCTACTGAATATCAAAGTTTTATTCAAGAAAAGAGAAATTAA
- a CDS encoding prolipoprotein diacylglyceryl transferase family protein, giving the protein MTIPFEPVILDYKLNIHLILEYLAFFLSYRYYVWLRKRSIDYIPSSNRLSIILGAAIGAFLGSRIIALLENPVFTYDVSAIIAYLNSKTIMGGLFGGLLGVEIAKKIIGEKQSSGDLFVFPIILGIFIGRIGCFLSGINEFTYGKVTTFFLGMNLGDNLKRHPIALYELVFLVLLFLFLSKLKHANLKNGLLFQYFMICYFGFRFFIEFLKPNVFFVFGLSSIQILCLICLTYYYKTIFNLFKNAS; this is encoded by the coding sequence TTGACAATACCATTTGAACCAGTCATTTTGGACTATAAACTCAATATTCATCTAATTCTTGAGTATTTAGCCTTTTTTTTATCTTATAGATATTATGTTTGGCTAAGAAAACGGTCTATAGATTATATTCCAAGTTCAAACCGACTTTCAATAATATTGGGAGCTGCAATTGGAGCTTTTTTAGGTTCAAGAATTATAGCCTTGTTAGAAAATCCAGTTTTTACTTATGATGTTTCAGCTATAATTGCTTATCTAAACTCCAAAACTATTATGGGTGGTTTGTTTGGAGGACTTTTAGGAGTTGAGATTGCTAAAAAAATCATTGGAGAAAAACAATCATCAGGTGATTTATTTGTTTTTCCAATTATTCTTGGAATTTTTATTGGAAGAATTGGTTGCTTTTTATCTGGGATTAATGAGTTTACTTATGGAAAAGTAACTACTTTTTTTCTAGGAATGAATCTTGGAGATAATTTAAAAAGACATCCAATTGCGCTTTATGAATTAGTATTTTTGGTACTTCTATTTCTGTTTTTATCAAAACTAAAACACGCAAATTTAAAAAATGGCTTATTATTTCAATATTTCATGATTTGCTATTTTGGCTTTCGTTTTTTTATTGAATTTTTAAAACCAAACGTCTTTTTTGTTTTTGGTTTGAGTTCCATTCAGATTTTATGTCTAATTTGCTTAACTTATTATTACAAAACAATTTTTAATCTCTTCAAAAATGCCAGTTAG
- a CDS encoding glutaminase, with the protein MNFKAIIEEIYQKIKVVEDKGELASYIPELAYVDSENFGIHISTLDQSNFGIGNYTDKFSIQSISKVLSLALAYRMLGEKIWKRLGVEPSGTPFNSLVQLEVDNGIPRNPFINAGAIVISDILISHLENPKDDFLAFVRSLSNNSELNYSHEVAASEKEIGFRNVALCNFIKSFGNIENDPTEVLDFYFDLCSLEMNCQELSEAFLFLANNGRRIVDNLSILTKSQAKRINALMQTCGFYDESGEFAFKVGLPGKSGVGGGIIAVHPNQYTIAVWSPKLNKKGNSYKGMRFLEDFTTKSELSIF; encoded by the coding sequence GTGAATTTTAAAGCAATAATTGAAGAAATATACCAAAAAATCAAAGTTGTAGAAGATAAAGGAGAATTAGCTTCTTACATTCCTGAATTAGCTTATGTAGATTCAGAAAATTTTGGAATACATATATCCACACTTGATCAAAGCAATTTTGGTATTGGAAACTATACTGATAAGTTTTCCATTCAAAGTATTTCAAAAGTGCTATCTCTAGCTTTAGCATATAGAATGCTAGGCGAAAAAATATGGAAAAGGCTTGGTGTTGAACCTTCTGGAACTCCATTCAACTCTCTTGTTCAACTTGAAGTAGATAATGGAATACCTAGAAATCCATTCATAAATGCTGGTGCAATCGTCATCTCAGATATTTTAATTAGTCATTTAGAAAATCCAAAAGATGACTTTCTAGCTTTTGTTAGAAGTCTTTCTAATAATTCAGAATTAAACTACTCACATGAAGTGGCTGCATCAGAAAAAGAGATTGGTTTCCGAAATGTAGCTTTGTGTAATTTTATTAAATCCTTTGGAAATATTGAAAATGACCCTACAGAAGTTCTTGATTTTTATTTTGACCTTTGTTCTCTTGAAATGAACTGTCAAGAACTTTCAGAAGCATTCTTGTTTTTAGCAAATAATGGACGTAGAATAGTTGATAATCTTTCAATACTGACTAAAAGTCAGGCAAAAAGGATAAACGCACTCATGCAAACCTGTGGGTTTTATGATGAGTCTGGAGAATTTGCTTTTAAAGTTGGTCTACCTGGAAAAAGTGGCGTTGGTGGAGGAATTATAGCCGTCCATCCCAATCAATATACAATTGCCGTTTGGAGTCCAAAACTAAATAAAAAAGGAAATTCGTATAAAGGAATGCGATTTTTGGAAGATTTTACTACAAAATCAGAGTTGTCTATTTTTTGA
- a CDS encoding YafY family protein, with translation MNYNKTNRLSRLTAILIQLQTKRIVTASELASKFDISKRTIYRDIKALEQSGVPVLTEEGKGYTLMEGYKVPPVMFTEKQANALILAEQLVLKNKDASFVKDYSEAIDKIKSILRYTTKDKANLLANRTQYDEVINQERNSTNLSDLQNALTNYSLVKIEYINKEGIITKRLIEPFALLSSENWYLVALCRLRKEFRFFRLDRIQKMEILSENFEPHNLTLQEYFDKYH, from the coding sequence ATGAATTATAACAAAACAAATAGATTGTCAAGATTAACAGCAATCTTAATTCAATTACAGACTAAACGAATTGTAACTGCCTCGGAATTAGCGAGTAAATTTGATATTAGTAAAAGAACCATCTACAGAGATATCAAAGCATTGGAACAATCAGGTGTTCCAGTACTAACAGAAGAAGGGAAAGGCTATACATTGATGGAGGGATATAAAGTTCCACCAGTAATGTTCACAGAAAAACAAGCAAATGCCTTAATACTTGCAGAACAGTTAGTGTTGAAAAACAAAGATGCCTCATTTGTAAAAGATTATTCAGAGGCAATTGATAAAATAAAATCAATTTTAAGGTACACTACCAAAGACAAAGCAAATTTACTTGCTAATAGAACTCAATATGATGAAGTTATAAATCAAGAAAGAAATAGCACTAATTTGTCAGATTTACAAAATGCACTTACCAATTACAGCCTTGTCAAAATAGAATACATTAATAAAGAGGGAATTATAACGAAAAGATTAATAGAGCCATTTGCATTATTAAGTTCCGAAAATTGGTATTTGGTTGCTTTGTGTCGCCTGCGTAAAGAATTTCGATTTTTTCGATTGGATAGAATTCAAAAAATGGAAATCCTATCAGAAAATTTTGAGCCTCACAATTTAACATTACAAGAGTATTTTGATAAATATCATTAA